In Pseudobythopirellula maris, the genomic stretch GGAATGGCGCCCGAGGGGGGGCAGGGGGCGAGCCGGTCGAGCAACGTGCCGTCGCTCCGCACGAGCTCGAACGAGCCGTCGTCGTACTCCAGCAGGGCGGTGCAGTTTTCAACCCAGTCGCCCGTGTTCAGGTAGCTGAGCCCTTCCACCTGGAGGATGCGCGGGTGGTGGATGTGCCCGCAGATCACGCCGTCGCAGCCCGTGTCCTTGGCGCTCGCCACGAGCTGGCCCTCGAACTCGCTGACGTGGCTGACCAGCCGCTTCACGCGCCGCTTGATCGCCCCGCAGAAGGCGTACGGGTCGTGGTTCTTGCCGCGCAGCTTGTTGCCGAGCCAGTTGGCCGTCAGCAGCACGTCGTAAGCGTACGAGGCCACCAGCGAGAGCCATTGGCAGCTCTGCTCGACGCGGTCGAACTGGTCGCCGTGGGTGATCAAGTAGCGGCGGCCGTCGGCAGCCGCGTGCACGAAGCGGTCCTTGATGTCGATCACGCCGAAGTTCGACAGGAAGCTGCGCAGGAAGTCGTCGTGGTTGCCGGGCGTGTAGAGCAGCCGGGTGCCGCGGCGTTTCATCGCCATCAGCCGCAGCATGATCTGGTCGTAAACGGGCAGCCAGCGCCAGCGGCGTTTGAGTTTCCAGCCGTCGATAAAGTCGCCGACGATGTAAAGCTGCTCCGGCTCGTGGCGCTCCAAAAGCTCCAGGAAGGCGACCGCCTGCGAGTGCTTGCAGCCGAGGTGGACGTCGCTCACGAACACGGAGCGGACCGTACGCGACGGCGTCGACTCGTTTCCATCGGTAGCGCAGTGCTCAACAGTACTGCCTTCAGCCGCACTGCCTTCAGCCGCACTTCTTTCAGCCGCACTTCTTTCAGCCGCACTTCTTTCAGCCATGGGATCCTCCGCTGTGGCTTGAGACGGGTGGGGAGAGAGCGACGCGTTGCGAGAGCCGGTCGGTGGGTTGGCGTTGCGGTGCAAGGTGGGCGTCGGCCTATTGGCGCCGACGGGGCGGGGGTGCGAGTCGTGCGAAGGTTTTCTTCCATGCCATCCGGGCGACGGGGCCGCGTGGCGTGGGGCACGTGTGCCCGCCATCGGCCCGACGCCATCGCTCGCCAAAGGCTGCAAGGCGTCTCACTTCTCCGAAGTGTAGCGTGCGGGGATGAAGACTCTGGGAGGCTGGGGCTCAGAGTTTGTGAGCCTTGCGTGTAGTTTCCGTGAAGACGCCCCCCGTCAGCAACCCATGTCGGCCGGAAATCCGCGGGAATCAAGCGAAAACCGCCCCACGCCGCCCCCCGACGTCTGGCTAGCTGTGCATGCGGGGCGGGTCGTCGCTGGCGGCGAGGATCTCGGCCTCCAGCCCGGCCAGTTCGTCGAGCCGCTGCATCACGATGTCCTCGGGGGCGAAATGCTTCGCCAGCCGGGTGTAGGTCGTGTGGTGCCGCGCCTCGGACTCGAACAGGCTCTGGTAGAACTCGGAGAGTTCTTTGTCCTCGGCCACGTGCTCGGCCAGCGACCGGAACCGCTCGCACGAGCGGGCCTCGATCAGGCCCGCCACGAGCAGCCGGTCGACCGCCCGCTGCGGCTCTTGCTTGCGGACCAGGTCGTTGAGCTTGCGGCCGTAAGTGCTCGGCGTCATGCGGCGGAACTTGACGCCGCGCTTCTTGAGCAGCTCAAGCACCATGTGGAAGTGCTCCAGCTCCTCGTTGACGATCTCGGTCATTTCGCGGCAGAGCTCTTCGTCTTCGACGTAAGCGAAGATCAGGTTCAGCGCCGTGCCGGCCGCCTTCTTCTCGCAGTGGGCGTGGTCGATCAGAACGGCGTTCAAGTCGGAGTCGACCTGGTCGAACCAGCGGCGATCGGTCTCGGATTTCAGGTGCAGCATTTTTTGATTGAACCACGAAGGCAACGACGGAACGAAGAATGTAGGGAACGCCCTCTGTGGCGCTCCGACCCCGGGCAGACGTTCAC encodes the following:
- a CDS encoding UDP-2,3-diacylglucosamine diphosphatase: MSDVHLGCKHSQAVAFLELLERHEPEQLYIVGDFIDGWKLKRRWRWLPVYDQIMLRLMAMKRRGTRLLYTPGNHDDFLRSFLSNFGVIDIKDRFVHAAADGRRYLITHGDQFDRVEQSCQWLSLVASYAYDVLLTANWLGNKLRGKNHDPYAFCGAIKRRVKRLVSHVSEFEGQLVASAKDTGCDGVICGHIHHPRILQVEGLSYLNTGDWVENCTALLEYDDGSFELVRSDGTLLDRLAPCPPSGAIPDLRGDEDEHAESLAGLPASGSLIS
- the miaE gene encoding tRNA-(ms[2]io[6]A)-hydroxylase, coding for MLHLKSETDRRWFDQVDSDLNAVLIDHAHCEKKAAGTALNLIFAYVEDEELCREMTEIVNEELEHFHMVLELLKKRGVKFRRMTPSTYGRKLNDLVRKQEPQRAVDRLLVAGLIEARSCERFRSLAEHVAEDKELSEFYQSLFESEARHHTTYTRLAKHFAPEDIVMQRLDELAGLEAEILAASDDPPRMHS